From one Streptomyces sp. R41 genomic stretch:
- a CDS encoding cytochrome P450 encodes MAALETPQAFDPWDPAFVADPYPAYEELRARGRVHYYEPTNQWLVPHHADVSALLRDRRLGRTYQHRFTHQDFGRTAPPPEHEPFHVLNDHGMLDLEPPDHTRIRRLVSKAFTPRTVEQLKPYVDRLAGELVAGLVEAGGGDLLTDVAEPLPVAVIAEMLGIPESDRAPLRPWSADICGMYELNPSQETAAKAVRASVEFTEYLRELIEVRRKEPGDDLISGFIAAHDEGDRLTEQEMISTCVLLLNAGHEATVNSTVNGWWALFRHPEQLAALRADHSLIPTAVEELMRYDTPLQLFERWVLDDIEIDGTTIPRGAEIAMLFGSANHDPAVFAAPEKLDLARTDNPHISFSAGIHYCIGAPLARIELAASMTALLTHAPTLTLSEEPTRKPNFVIRGLEALRVTL; translated from the coding sequence ATGGCAGCTTTGGAGACTCCGCAGGCCTTCGACCCCTGGGACCCGGCGTTCGTGGCGGACCCGTACCCGGCGTACGAGGAGCTGCGTGCGCGGGGCCGGGTGCACTACTACGAGCCCACCAACCAGTGGCTGGTGCCGCATCACGCGGATGTGTCGGCGCTGCTGCGGGACCGCCGGCTGGGCCGGACGTACCAGCACCGGTTCACGCACCAGGACTTCGGCCGTACGGCACCCCCGCCCGAGCACGAGCCGTTCCACGTCCTCAACGACCACGGGATGCTCGACCTCGAACCCCCGGACCACACGCGCATCCGGCGGCTGGTGTCGAAGGCGTTCACGCCGCGCACGGTGGAGCAGTTGAAGCCGTACGTCGATCGGCTGGCGGGTGAGCTGGTCGCCGGACTGGTGGAGGCGGGCGGCGGTGATCTGCTGACCGACGTCGCGGAGCCGCTGCCGGTGGCGGTGATCGCCGAGATGCTGGGTATTCCGGAGTCGGACCGGGCGCCGTTGCGGCCGTGGTCGGCGGACATCTGCGGGATGTACGAGCTGAACCCTTCGCAGGAGACGGCGGCGAAGGCGGTGCGGGCGTCGGTCGAGTTCACCGAGTATCTGCGGGAGCTGATCGAGGTCCGGCGCAAGGAGCCCGGGGACGACCTGATCTCGGGGTTCATCGCGGCGCACGACGAGGGCGACCGTCTCACGGAGCAGGAGATGATCTCCACGTGCGTGCTGCTGCTGAACGCGGGGCACGAGGCGACGGTCAACTCCACGGTGAACGGCTGGTGGGCGTTGTTCCGCCACCCCGAGCAGCTGGCCGCCCTCCGCGCGGACCACTCCCTGATCCCCACGGCGGTGGAGGAGCTGATGCGTTACGACACGCCGCTTCAGCTCTTCGAGCGCTGGGTCCTCGACGACATCGAGATCGACGGTACGACCATCCCCCGCGGCGCGGAGATCGCCATGCTCTTCGGCTCCGCCAACCACGACCCCGCGGTCTTCGCCGCCCCGGAGAAGCTGGACCTCGCCCGCACGGACAACCCCCACATCTCCTTCAGCGCGGGCATCCACTACTGCATCGGCGCGCCGCTGGCCCGCATCGAACTGGCCGCGTCCATGACCGCGTTGCTGACCCACGCCCCAACCCTCACCCTCTCCGAGGAGCCCACCCGAAAGCCCAACTTCGTGATCCGGGGCTTGGAGGCCTTGCGGGTGACCCTCTGA